In Candidatus Hydrogenedentota bacterium, a single window of DNA contains:
- a CDS encoding carbohydrate ABC transporter permease, producing the protein MNGARNGLTGSARGARRLERLCVWALLAGLTCLFLIPFLITLSNSLKTFAQIYRQPQIWLPWPPQFSNYVEIFYVLPFFTFFKNTVLITALALFGQVGSACLVGYSFARLRWPLRDFCFVILLSTMMLPGQVTMIPIFLLFNALGWVNTWLPIIVPAYFGVNVFNVFLMRQFFKTIPVSLEEAALIDGAGHLRILSAIMLPLSKPAVLTISVLGFVHWWNDFMGPLIYLSDHMKYPISLGMKMFGDAQLTNPHYIMAASIVAVIPVALIFFLAQKYFVQGIALTGTKG; encoded by the coding sequence ATGAACGGCGCGCGCAACGGCCTGACCGGCAGCGCCCGCGGGGCGCGGCGCCTCGAGCGATTGTGCGTCTGGGCGTTGCTGGCCGGGTTGACCTGCCTGTTTCTGATCCCCTTTCTCATTACGTTGAGCAACAGCCTCAAGACCTTCGCGCAGATTTACCGGCAACCGCAGATATGGCTCCCGTGGCCGCCGCAGTTTTCGAACTACGTGGAAATCTTCTACGTGCTGCCGTTCTTCACCTTCTTCAAGAACACGGTCCTGATCACCGCGCTCGCGCTCTTCGGCCAAGTCGGCAGTGCGTGCCTCGTGGGCTACAGTTTCGCGCGGTTACGCTGGCCGCTGCGCGATTTCTGCTTCGTGATTCTGCTCAGCACCATGATGCTCCCCGGCCAGGTGACCATGATTCCCATCTTTCTCCTGTTCAATGCGCTCGGCTGGGTGAACACGTGGCTGCCGATTATCGTGCCCGCCTATTTCGGCGTGAACGTGTTCAACGTATTTCTCATGCGTCAGTTCTTCAAGACCATCCCCGTGTCGCTGGAAGAGGCCGCGCTCATAGACGGCGCGGGGCACCTGCGCATCCTCTCGGCGATCATGCTGCCGCTCTCGAAACCCGCCGTGCTCACTATCAGCGTGCTCGGATTCGTCCACTGGTGGAACGATTTCATGGGGCCGCTCATTTACCTCAGCGACCACATGAAATACCCCATCTCGCTCGGCATGAAGATGTTCGGCGACGCCCAGCTCACCAACCCGCACTACATCATGGCCGCCAGCATCGTCGCCGTCATACCCGTTGCCCTGATCTTCTTCCTGGCCCAGAAATACTTCGTCCAGGGCATTGCCTTGACGGGGACGAAAGGGTAA
- a CDS encoding extracellular solute-binding protein, producing the protein MNMGLMQARKLLKAEEGWHIPVSAGILAPLNRTGELGVIMPLRLLQFCVFSCAVVLAGAGCRAGAAQPRHELTFSFWGSYRDLEFWREVVDRFEADHPEAEIVPQFTPINYGEKLQLQLISDSAADIILMDDEFYPAYAVRGYLEDLRPLIERDSAELRVDDFLPDALRAFTYWTREGGESREIIGALPWDGTAVLMFYNRDLFDEAGIPPPQEDWTWEDFRRIAIQLTRDYDGDGRTDQFGAMLGFGWLDAEPLVWSFGGRFLSGDYTRAAVRDDDRVMEAARFMQGLKFTDRVLIWFGSQQGMNREVQILTGRIAMSPSGWFAAQVLGETDTDVRWGVCHMPRGPRGDRFTRVTFDGLSINRNIAPEKKAVAWAFLKFVLTEEIQARLATVGRGVPVVREYAERHFLDGETFADRKIPDFRNSKAVVLEAMEEYGRLTPITPRYLGLRRVIEAAWARLEREDPGQRWTPARVAAEIEAGVNRELQKELEDFGAARGQVTARSPAPYRIAGLLAVLGLAAMLVRRGAKAGSLFSELGVLRRNRMRRREALWGVLLASPWMAGFLVFLAFPIVFSLVLSFSAWDPYDPVEHRTFVGMDNYVRALTRDPYVWFALRKTFTYAALAVPINLCGALGLALLLNQKLRGIRVFRTLFYLPNVVGGVATAIMWLYFFNPVLGPVNNVLRALNRALDATPLAFINLPDPDWFNDPDWAMPSMIIMMLWATGGGAMIIFLAGLQSIPSHLYEAAELDGAGRWRQFVNVTVPMLTPTIFFNLIMGIIGALQVFMQAFVLVGRDGGFDNQLLFFVLYLYRKAFVDYQFGYAAALAWVLFAIILAFTLLIFRSSALWVYYEGERR; encoded by the coding sequence ATGAACATGGGGTTGATGCAAGCGCGGAAACTCCTGAAGGCGGAAGAAGGCTGGCATATCCCGGTTTCAGCCGGTATACTCGCGCCGCTGAACCGGACCGGGGAACTGGGAGTAATCATGCCGTTACGCCTATTGCAGTTCTGCGTGTTCTCGTGCGCGGTTGTCCTGGCAGGCGCCGGCTGCCGTGCGGGCGCGGCGCAGCCGCGACACGAGCTCACATTCAGCTTCTGGGGCAGTTACCGCGACCTCGAATTCTGGCGCGAGGTCGTGGATCGTTTTGAGGCGGACCACCCCGAGGCGGAAATCGTGCCGCAATTCACGCCCATCAACTACGGGGAGAAACTGCAACTGCAACTGATCAGCGACTCCGCGGCCGACATCATTCTCATGGACGACGAGTTTTATCCCGCTTACGCGGTGCGTGGTTACCTTGAGGACCTGCGCCCCCTTATCGAGCGGGACTCCGCTGAACTGCGCGTGGACGATTTTCTTCCCGACGCGCTGCGGGCGTTTACCTACTGGACCCGGGAAGGGGGCGAGTCCCGCGAGATCATCGGCGCGCTCCCCTGGGACGGCACGGCGGTGCTGATGTTCTATAACCGGGACCTCTTCGACGAGGCCGGCATTCCCCCGCCTCAAGAGGACTGGACCTGGGAGGATTTCCGGCGCATTGCGATCCAGCTCACGCGCGACTATGACGGCGACGGGCGCACGGACCAGTTCGGCGCCATGCTCGGGTTCGGCTGGCTCGACGCCGAGCCGCTCGTGTGGAGCTTCGGCGGCCGGTTCCTCTCCGGCGACTATACGCGAGCCGCCGTGCGCGATGATGACCGCGTGATGGAAGCAGCCCGTTTCATGCAGGGGCTCAAGTTTACGGACCGGGTCCTGATCTGGTTTGGCAGCCAGCAGGGCATGAACCGTGAGGTGCAGATCCTGACCGGGCGCATCGCAATGAGCCCGTCCGGCTGGTTCGCGGCGCAAGTGCTGGGCGAGACCGACACCGACGTGCGCTGGGGCGTCTGCCACATGCCGCGGGGACCGCGCGGCGACCGGTTCACGCGGGTCACCTTCGACGGTTTGAGCATCAACCGGAACATTGCGCCGGAAAAGAAGGCTGTCGCGTGGGCGTTCCTCAAGTTTGTCCTCACGGAGGAGATACAGGCCCGCCTGGCGACGGTGGGGCGCGGCGTGCCGGTTGTGCGCGAATACGCCGAGAGGCACTTCTTGGATGGGGAAACCTTCGCGGACCGCAAGATCCCCGATTTCCGCAATAGCAAGGCAGTTGTGCTCGAAGCCATGGAGGAATACGGGAGGCTCACGCCGATCACGCCGCGTTACCTGGGCCTGCGCCGGGTTATCGAGGCCGCATGGGCGCGCCTCGAACGCGAGGACCCGGGTCAGCGCTGGACGCCCGCCCGCGTGGCCGCCGAAATCGAAGCAGGCGTCAATCGGGAACTCCAGAAGGAACTGGAGGATTTCGGCGCCGCCCGCGGGCAGGTCACCGCACGCTCGCCCGCGCCGTACCGTATCGCGGGCTTGCTGGCCGTGCTGGGCCTCGCGGCGATGCTTGTCCGGCGGGGCGCCAAGGCTGGCTCGCTTTTCTCGGAACTGGGTGTCCTGCGCCGTAACCGCATGCGGCGGCGCGAGGCGCTGTGGGGCGTGCTGCTTGCGTCGCCCTGGATGGCCGGGTTCCTCGTGTTCCTCGCTTTCCCGATTGTGTTCAGCCTTGTGCTCAGTTTCAGCGCATGGGACCCCTATGATCCCGTGGAACACCGCACCTTTGTGGGTATGGACAACTACGTCCGGGCGTTGACGCGCGACCCCTACGTCTGGTTCGCGCTGCGCAAGACGTTCACCTACGCGGCCCTGGCCGTGCCCATCAACCTGTGCGGCGCGCTCGGGCTCGCCTTGCTGCTCAACCAGAAACTGCGCGGAATCCGCGTGTTCCGCACCCTGTTCTATCTGCCCAACGTCGTAGGCGGCGTGGCCACGGCGATCATGTGGCTGTATTTCTTCAATCCCGTGCTGGGCCCGGTCAACAACGTGCTGCGCGCGCTGAACCGGGCGCTCGACGCCACGCCGCTGGCGTTTATCAACCTGCCCGACCCAGACTGGTTCAACGACCCGGACTGGGCTATGCCCTCCATGATTATCATGATGCTGTGGGCCACGGGCGGCGGCGCGATGATCATCTTCCTCGCGGGATTACAGAGCATCCCGTCGCACCTCTACGAGGCGGCGGAACTGGACGGCGCGGGCCGGTGGCGCCAGTTTGTGAACGTGACGGTCCCGATGCTCACGCCGACGATCTTCTTCAACCTGATCATGGGGATCATAGGCGCGTTGCAGGTGTTTATGCAGGCGTTCGTGCTCGTGGGGCGCGACGGCGGGTTTGACAACCAGTTGCTCTTCTTTGTGCTCTACCTGTACCGCAAGGCGTTCGTCGATTATCAATTCGGTTACGCCGCCGCGCTGGCGTGGGTCCTGTTCGCAATCATTCTGGCGTTTACGCTGCTGATCTTCCGGTCGAGCGCGCTCTGGGTCTACTACGAGGGGGAGCGCAGATGA
- a CDS encoding metallophosphoesterase, which yields MFKKKRIAMLLVLAAAAYIGCQYGVWLAAGGLALLVLMLGGLSALQYARAHRGFDRLAALRPRYGVARLVADAQARHGGAETFSFVVLGDTRNRVRVTSRVYERVAAEEPVMVFHTGDIVRHGTAREFLENHIALLERALAGIPMFCVPGNHERGARRDFAAFQAIYGDDKFAFDLGPCRFVGFNNSRGRRVTGADLAFLEQELAKPGARFRFVFFHIPPAFFEATFASDSKRRGFKENAETLHALFARHGVTEVFMAHIHGYASTVIGGVRYTLTAGGGAPLSRRLAAEGRAHHYVVIQAAPQEVRREVVYLRDEQWVRENG from the coding sequence ATGTTCAAGAAAAAACGCATTGCCATGCTGCTGGTATTGGCCGCCGCGGCATACATCGGCTGCCAGTACGGCGTCTGGCTGGCCGCGGGCGGTCTCGCGCTGCTCGTGCTGATGCTCGGCGGACTCTCCGCGTTGCAGTATGCCCGTGCCCATCGCGGCTTCGACCGCCTGGCCGCGCTGCGCCCGCGGTACGGCGTCGCGCGGCTCGTGGCCGATGCGCAGGCGCGCCACGGAGGCGCGGAAACGTTTTCCTTCGTTGTCCTGGGTGACACGCGGAACCGCGTTCGCGTCACTTCCCGGGTATACGAGCGCGTTGCGGCGGAAGAACCGGTCATGGTCTTCCACACCGGCGATATTGTCCGTCACGGTACGGCGCGCGAGTTTCTCGAGAACCATATCGCGCTCCTGGAAAGGGCCCTGGCCGGAATTCCCATGTTCTGCGTGCCAGGCAACCACGAACGGGGCGCGCGCCGCGATTTCGCGGCATTCCAGGCGATCTATGGCGACGACAAGTTCGCGTTCGACCTTGGCCCGTGCCGCTTTGTCGGGTTCAACAACAGCCGGGGCCGCCGCGTAACCGGGGCGGACCTCGCTTTTCTCGAACAGGAACTCGCAAAGCCCGGCGCCCGGTTCCGCTTTGTGTTCTTCCACATTCCGCCCGCATTCTTTGAGGCCACCTTCGCCAGCGATTCGAAACGCCGCGGTTTCAAGGAGAATGCGGAGACATTGCACGCGCTGTTTGCCCGGCACGGCGTAACCGAGGTGTTCATGGCGCACATCCACGGGTACGCTTCCACGGTAATCGGCGGGGTTCGCTACACCCTGACCGCGGGCGGCGGCGCGCCGCTGAGCCGCCGTCTCGCCGCAGAGGGCCGCGCGCACCACTACGTTGTGATACAAGCCGCGCCGCAGGAAGTGCGCCGCGAAGTGGTGTATCTGCGCGATGAACAATGGGTGCGTGAGAACGGGTAA
- a CDS encoding alkaline phosphatase family protein: MPRFLLIGLDGAEPSLVARWIDEGRLPHLARLAERGAFLPAASTMPCATFPAWATCVTGVGPGRHGLFDFTGMLPGQYAIQFTNGTFRKAPAIWNVLSEAGKRVCVVGVPGTYPPEPVNGWFVSGFDSPVATRIDASFVYPPERYPEVRDWRFADFQESDIGPGWHDRALPLLLRAIDEKAAIARRLLEREPWDFFMAVFGESDTVAHHFWMFHDPHSPRFRPGHEHAIRDVYERLDAAAGALVQAAGEDVVTGVVSDHGFGGAGTGVLHLNNWLAERGYLRFRRARGSLLKRAALTCVPGRWRGALFRRFSHAAAQAESRARFAGIDWSATAAWSEELNYFPSVRVNLEGREPRGQVRARDYGPFVRDLCREIEGWGPVVRAWPRAELYEGPWVERAPDIVLELALENGYSHSCLRARGGPGFRRLRPEEYPGGKEHGMNGTHRPMGVLLLSEPCAAIRARLEDVAPTVLAVLGVPAPPMEGRALLGAGAGAAPPAFGQEQRPYTPDEARAIEGRLRALGYFE, translated from the coding sequence ATGCCGCGATTTCTCTTGATAGGACTCGACGGCGCGGAGCCGTCGCTGGTGGCGCGCTGGATCGATGAAGGGCGTCTGCCGCATCTTGCCCGGCTTGCGGAGCGCGGCGCGTTCCTGCCCGCGGCAAGCACGATGCCCTGCGCAACGTTCCCCGCATGGGCCACGTGCGTGACAGGCGTGGGGCCGGGCCGTCATGGCCTGTTCGATTTCACTGGGATGCTGCCCGGCCAGTACGCGATTCAATTCACGAACGGCACGTTTCGCAAGGCGCCCGCAATCTGGAACGTGCTTTCAGAGGCAGGCAAACGCGTCTGTGTCGTGGGCGTGCCCGGCACGTATCCGCCTGAGCCGGTGAACGGCTGGTTCGTGTCCGGTTTCGATTCGCCCGTAGCGACGCGCATCGACGCCTCCTTCGTGTACCCGCCCGAACGCTATCCCGAAGTGCGGGACTGGCGCTTCGCCGATTTCCAGGAATCGGACATCGGACCCGGCTGGCACGACCGCGCATTGCCGCTGTTGTTGCGCGCCATCGACGAAAAGGCCGCCATTGCACGGCGCCTGCTCGAACGCGAGCCGTGGGATTTCTTCATGGCCGTCTTCGGCGAATCTGATACCGTGGCGCATCACTTCTGGATGTTCCACGACCCCCATTCGCCGCGGTTCCGCCCCGGTCACGAGCACGCGATCCGCGACGTGTACGAGCGGCTCGACGCGGCGGCCGGCGCGCTGGTTCAAGCTGCGGGCGAAGACGTCGTCACGGGCGTGGTCAGCGACCACGGTTTCGGCGGCGCGGGCACGGGCGTGCTGCATCTCAACAATTGGCTGGCCGAGCGCGGCTACCTCCGTTTCCGCCGCGCGCGCGGCAGCCTGCTGAAACGCGCGGCGCTGACCTGCGTGCCCGGGCGCTGGCGCGGCGCGTTGTTCCGCCGGTTCAGCCACGCGGCGGCGCAGGCCGAGTCGCGCGCGCGTTTCGCCGGCATCGACTGGTCCGCCACGGCCGCCTGGTCCGAGGAACTGAACTACTTCCCGTCGGTCCGGGTAAACCTTGAAGGCCGCGAGCCGCGGGGGCAGGTGCGCGCGCGGGATTACGGACCTTTTGTGCGCGATCTCTGCCGCGAAATAGAGGGGTGGGGGCCCGTCGTGCGGGCGTGGCCGCGGGCGGAACTCTACGAGGGTCCCTGGGTCGAGCGCGCGCCCGACATCGTCCTCGAACTCGCGCTCGAGAACGGCTACTCGCACTCGTGTCTGCGCGCGCGCGGCGGGCCAGGCTTCCGGCGGCTGCGGCCTGAAGAATACCCGGGCGGCAAAGAGCACGGCATGAACGGCACGCACCGCCCGATGGGTGTGCTGCTCTTGTCCGAGCCCTGCGCGGCAATACGCGCGCGCCTCGAAGACGTCGCGCCGACGGTCCTGGCCGTGCTGGGCGTGCCGGCGCCGCCGATGGAAGGCCGCGCGCTGCTGGGCGCCGGGGCGGGCGCCGCGCCCCCCGCGTTCGGCCAGGAACAACGGCCCTACACGCCGGACGAGGCGCGCGCCATCGAGGGCCGCCTGCGCGCGCTGGGGTATTTCGAATGA
- a CDS encoding glycosyltransferase family 4 protein, with protein sequence MTLRIAMVGACPYPVPQGSQVLLRDTALAMRARGHEVHLVVYGRGLGEDTSGLPVHRGRRMWGDSRTQAGPFPAKPLLDLDLVRVLRRVVREHRIDVVHAHNYEALLVALCARKRPIVYHAHNAMSDELPYYFNGSALAAFVGLRLDRRVPPRADRVIAPHRRLAGHLIVRGCDPARVAVVPPPLDAAQFAPCTVGKNTPPILYAGNLDPYQNLGLLYRAMELLRLRLPEARLLIASEQAPRTPQAEFVYTPDFDALLPLLAEDSVFAVPRVSWSGYPIKLLNAMAAGKAIVACESAAYPVIDRESGRVVPDNDPEAFAGALHELALNPRLRAELGLRARETILAEHRPDLVAEQLEALDLKLLESRA encoded by the coding sequence ATGACGTTGCGCATCGCCATGGTGGGCGCATGCCCGTATCCCGTGCCGCAAGGCTCGCAAGTGCTGTTGCGCGATACGGCGCTTGCCATGCGCGCCCGCGGCCACGAAGTGCATCTCGTCGTGTATGGCCGCGGCCTGGGCGAAGACACGAGCGGCCTGCCCGTTCATCGCGGGCGGCGCATGTGGGGCGATTCCCGCACCCAGGCCGGCCCGTTCCCCGCAAAGCCGCTGCTCGACCTGGACCTCGTGCGCGTGCTGCGCCGCGTCGTGCGCGAGCACCGCATCGACGTGGTCCACGCGCACAACTACGAGGCGCTGCTCGTCGCGCTATGCGCGCGCAAACGGCCTATCGTCTACCACGCGCACAACGCCATGTCGGACGAATTGCCGTATTACTTCAACGGCAGCGCGCTGGCCGCCTTCGTGGGACTCCGCCTCGACCGGCGCGTCCCGCCCCGCGCCGACCGTGTGATCGCGCCGCACCGGCGGCTCGCGGGGCACCTGATCGTCCGCGGCTGCGACCCGGCGCGGGTGGCCGTCGTGCCGCCGCCGCTCGACGCTGCGCAGTTTGCGCCGTGCACCGTAGGCAAGAACACGCCGCCGATCCTCTACGCGGGCAACCTGGACCCCTACCAGAACCTGGGCCTGCTGTACCGCGCCATGGAACTGCTGCGCCTCCGGCTGCCCGAGGCGCGCCTGCTGATTGCAAGCGAGCAGGCGCCGCGGACGCCGCAGGCGGAATTCGTCTATACGCCCGACTTCGACGCGCTGCTCCCGCTGCTCGCCGAGGATTCGGTATTCGCCGTGCCGCGCGTCTCCTGGTCCGGTTACCCGATTAAACTGCTGAACGCAATGGCGGCAGGCAAGGCCATCGTGGCCTGCGAAAGCGCTGCCTACCCCGTCATCGACCGGGAAAGCGGGCGCGTCGTGCCGGATAACGACCCCGAGGCATTCGCGGGCGCGTTGCACGAATTGGCCCTCAACCCCAGACTCCGCGCCGAACTCGGCCTCCGCGCCCGGGAGACCATCCTTGCCGAGCACCGGCCCGACCTTGTCGCGGAACAGCTCGAAGCGTTGGACCTGAAACTGCTCGAAAGCCGCGCCTGA
- the aqpZ gene encoding aquaporin Z produces MSLFKRSAAEFIGTFWLVLGGCGSAVLAAAFPDVGIGLLGVSLAFGLTVLTMAFAIGHISGCHLNPAVSVGLVAGGRFKASDLPAYVVAQVLGAIAAAGVLYVIASGKAGFDLSGGLASNGYAAHSPGEYSLTAGLVTEIVMTAMFLFVILGATDKRAPQGFAPIAIGLGLTLIHLISIPVTNTSVNPARSTGPALLVGGWALQQLWLFWVAPIIGAAVAGIVYRWFEKES; encoded by the coding sequence ATGTCACTTTTCAAGCGTTCAGCAGCGGAGTTTATCGGAACATTCTGGCTGGTTTTGGGAGGATGCGGCAGCGCGGTACTGGCGGCGGCCTTTCCCGACGTTGGAATTGGCCTCTTGGGGGTGTCGCTCGCCTTCGGTCTGACCGTGCTCACGATGGCGTTCGCCATCGGGCATATTTCCGGCTGTCATCTGAATCCCGCGGTTTCCGTCGGATTGGTGGCTGGCGGACGTTTCAAGGCGTCAGACCTGCCGGCCTATGTCGTGGCCCAGGTTCTCGGGGCCATCGCTGCGGCGGGCGTGTTGTACGTCATCGCCAGCGGCAAGGCGGGCTTTGACTTGAGCGGTGGTTTGGCATCCAACGGATATGCCGCGCATTCCCCAGGCGAATACTCGTTGACAGCCGGTCTCGTCACGGAAATCGTTATGACCGCCATGTTCCTGTTCGTCATCCTTGGGGCAACGGACAAGCGCGCGCCTCAAGGATTCGCTCCCATCGCCATCGGCCTGGGGCTGACGCTTATTCATCTGATTAGCATTCCCGTGACCAACACCTCCGTGAATCCCGCGCGAAGCACAGGACCGGCGCTTCTCGTAGGCGGATGGGCTCTGCAGCAACTGTGGCTCTTCTGGGTGGCTCCGATTATCGGTGCGGCAGTCGCGGGCATCGTCTATCGCTGGTTTGAAAAAGAGAGTTGA
- a CDS encoding radical SAM protein, which yields MPYVFGPVPSRRLGLSLGVDLVPFKTCTYDCIYCQLGCTTRLTTERREWAPVEPLLAELKEKLEPRPDYITFSGSGEPTLHSRLGEIIERIKAMTDVPVAVLTNGSLLWQPEARASLRRADLVSPSLDAGDAAAFEAVNRPPAGFSFERMVAGLEAFRGEFSGQYWLEVFVLAGYTGTVEAMRRIAACAARIRPDRVQLNTVSRPPAEGFARGVSREQLLEFAPLFTPPAEIIAEFPHAARAPGAPAGIDDVLDLIRRHPATARDVAEGLGLAQAHADGYIGGLLAAGRIVAAPVGALVYYRASTSSSR from the coding sequence ATGCCGTACGTGTTTGGACCGGTCCCCTCGCGGCGCCTCGGCTTATCGCTCGGCGTCGACCTTGTCCCCTTCAAGACGTGCACGTACGATTGCATCTATTGCCAGCTCGGCTGCACGACGCGCCTGACCACCGAACGCCGCGAATGGGCGCCCGTCGAACCCCTGCTCGCGGAACTGAAAGAGAAACTGGAACCGCGACCGGATTACATTACGTTCAGCGGCTCCGGCGAGCCCACGCTGCACTCCCGGCTGGGCGAGATTATCGAACGCATCAAGGCGATGACGGACGTTCCCGTGGCGGTGCTGACCAACGGGTCTCTGCTCTGGCAGCCGGAGGCGCGGGCCTCGTTGCGCCGCGCGGATCTCGTTTCGCCCTCGCTCGACGCGGGCGATGCGGCGGCGTTCGAGGCCGTGAACCGGCCGCCTGCGGGGTTCTCCTTCGAGCGCATGGTGGCAGGGCTCGAGGCGTTCCGCGGCGAGTTCAGCGGCCAGTACTGGCTCGAGGTGTTCGTGCTCGCGGGTTACACCGGCACCGTCGAGGCCATGCGCCGCATCGCGGCCTGCGCGGCGCGGATCCGGCCCGACCGGGTGCAATTGAACACGGTTTCGCGCCCGCCGGCCGAAGGGTTCGCCCGCGGCGTTTCCCGGGAGCAGTTGCTCGAATTCGCGCCACTCTTCACGCCCCCCGCCGAAATCATCGCCGAATTCCCGCATGCCGCCCGCGCGCCGGGCGCGCCTGCCGGCATCGACGACGTGCTCGACCTCATCCGGCGGCACCCGGCCACCGCGCGGGACGTAGCGGAAGGGCTGGGCCTCGCGCAAGCGCATGCCGACGGCTATATCGGGGGCCTGCTCGCGGCCGGCCGCATCGTCGCCGCGCCGGTCGGGGCATTGGTCTATTACAGGGCCAGCACCTCCTCAAGCCGGTGA
- a CDS encoding carboxypeptidase regulatory-like domain-containing protein — MRSRKASRLSVICMVAGLAFAGCDRTAVIRGTVVDVSGEALPGVAVAVPDQNAQAASDERGLYQVRCVPGELYLTLMKTGYTPGRLTVVAAPGTTEVTEARLWPLPIARGVYLFENYRYLEIDRTEPKRYLTREFGLVHAAKKDITFTTETAQPTIICFKMPEYDVQIHQMRDVEASDADLETPNYAQHVWAPVRALPVSVRPIDEPERLLAELRLDGPLEPGAYGIHWGALQGYAGTDSRVFLFRVVSPEEKAAEAQTATDAAPQEPAKETPPDASVLRTGESDDPGDGW; from the coding sequence ATGAGAAGTCGTAAGGCATCACGGTTATCCGTGATTTGCATGGTCGCGGGCCTCGCCTTCGCCGGATGCGATCGCACCGCGGTGATCCGGGGAACGGTCGTCGACGTGTCCGGCGAAGCACTGCCCGGTGTCGCCGTTGCCGTACCGGACCAGAACGCGCAGGCGGCCAGCGACGAACGCGGGTTATACCAAGTGCGGTGCGTGCCCGGCGAACTGTATCTAACGTTGATGAAGACGGGCTACACGCCGGGCCGCCTGACGGTAGTGGCCGCGCCGGGCACGACCGAAGTGACGGAGGCGCGGCTGTGGCCGCTGCCGATTGCGCGCGGCGTGTACCTGTTTGAGAACTACCGCTATCTCGAAATCGACCGCACCGAGCCCAAGCGATACCTTACCCGCGAATTCGGCCTGGTTCATGCCGCCAAGAAAGACATCACGTTCACCACGGAAACGGCCCAGCCCACGATCATTTGCTTCAAGATGCCGGAATATGACGTGCAGATCCATCAGATGCGGGATGTCGAGGCTTCCGATGCGGACCTCGAGACCCCGAACTACGCGCAGCACGTCTGGGCGCCCGTCCGCGCGCTGCCGGTCAGCGTGCGGCCCATCGACGAGCCCGAACGCCTGCTTGCAGAACTGCGGCTGGACGGGCCCTTGGAGCCGGGCGCGTACGGCATCCACTGGGGCGCGCTCCAGGGTTACGCCGGCACGGACTCGCGCGTGTTTCTGTTCCGGGTCGTATCGCCGGAGGAAAAGGCGGCCGAAGCGCAGACCGCGACGGATGCGGCGCCGCAGGAGCCCGCGAAAGAAACGCCTCCGGACGCGTCCGTATTGCGCACGGGCGAAAGCGATGACCCCGGAGATGGGTGGTAA